The sequence AAATTCGGGACGGGTCGTCCGCCCACCCTTGAAGTTATATTCGATAATTGTTATGGACCATATCAAATATCGTCAGCGTTTCAATGGCTGTGAGCGGACCGTCCACCGTAATTGCGGAGACCGGTCCTTAATCTTGAGGGGGAGCGTCCGGTCTTGAATACCACCATCATGCTGTTCCTGGTTCAGGACGGCATCACCAATGGCGCGATCTACGCGCTGCTCGGCCTGGCGCTGGTGCTGGTGTTCGCCGTCACCCGCGTGATCCTGATTCCCCAGGGCGAGTTCGTCACCTATGGCGCGCTGACCTATGCTTCGCTGGCCGCCGGCCAGATGCCGGGCACGGCCAAGCTCGCGCTGGCGCTGGGCATCGGCGCCTTCGGCTTCGACCTGTTCGTGGCGCGCAAGGCGCTGCATGGGCGGCTGATCCTGCGCAGCTTCATCATCAACATCGTGCTGCCGGCCGTCGTGCTGGCGCTGACGATCTATTTCGTCGCGGAGAAGCCACCGGTCGCGGTCTGCATCGCGCTGGCGCTGGTGATCGTGGCGATGATCGGCGTCTATCTCTACCGCATCGCATTCCAGCCGCTAGCGCACACCTCCGTGCTGGTGCTGCTGATTGCCTCGGTCGGCGTCCATCTCGCGCTGCAAGGCCTCGGCCTGTTGTTCTTCGGCGCCGAAGGCCAGCGCGGACCTGCGGTGCTGTCCGGCGCCTTCACCGCCGGCGCACTGCGCTTCACCGGCCAGAGCATCACGGTCTACGCCATCACCATCGCCTTCATCGTCGGTCTCTGGCTATTCTTCGGCCTGACGCTGTACGGCAAGGCGCTGCGCGCCACCGCCGTGAACCGGCTGGGCGCGCGGCTGGCCGGCATTCGCACCACGCTGTCGGGGCAGATCGCGTTCCTGCTGGCATCCGTGATCGGTGCGTTGTCGGGCATCATGATCGTGCCGATCACGACGCTCTACTATGACAGTGGCTTCCTAATCGGCCTGAAGGGTTTCGTCGCCGCCATCATCGGCGGGCTCGTCAGCTATCCCCTCACCGCCGTCGCGGCGCTGGTCGTCGGCATCGTCGAGGCGTTCTCGTCCTTCTATGCCTCCAACTACAAGGAAGTGATCGTCTTCATGCTCTTGATCCCCGTGCTGCTGCTGCGCTCGCTCGCCGCGCCCGCGGTCGAGGAAGAGAAGGACTGAGCGCATGCAGAGCCGGCTTCCTATCCTCGTCTTTGCTCTTCTGATGGCGGCAATCCCGTTCGTACCTGGCATGCCGCCGTTCTGGATCGTGCTGCTCGACAACATCGGCCTTGCTGCCCTCGTCGCGATGGGCCTCGTGCTGCTGACCGGCGTCGGCGGCCTGACCTCGTTCGGTCAGGCGGCCTTCGTCGGCTTCGGCGCCTATACCACCGCAGTGCTGTCGACGGCCTACGGCCTGTCGCCCTGGCTGACGCTGCCGCTGTCGCTCCTGGTCAGCGGATCGCTGGCGGTGCTGCTTGGCCTCGTCACCGTCCGCCTCTCCGGCCATTATCTGCCGCTCGGCACGCTCGCCTGGGGGCTCGGGCTGTTCTATCTGTTCAGCAAACTGGAGTTTCTCGGCCGTAACGACGGCATCTCGGCAATCCCGCCGCTGTCGATCGGCTCGTTCAGGATGCTCTCGCCCGGCTCGATCTATTACGCGATCTGGGTCGCGGTGATCGTCTCGGCGCTGCTGACGATGAACTTGCTCGATTCCCGCACCGGCCGCGCCATCCGCGCGCTCCGGCGTGGCCACGTCGCGGCGGAAGCATTCGGCGTGCACACGCCGCGCGCCAAGCTCCTGGTGTTCATCCATGCCGCCGTGCTCGCCGGTCTCTCCGGCTGGCTCTACGCTCATCTTCAGCGCGCGGTGAACCCGACGCCGTTCGGCGCACAGGCGGGAATCGAATATCTGTTCATCGCGGTGGTCGGCGGCGCCGGCTATGTCTGGGGCGGCGTGCTGGGCGCGGCGATCGTCGTGGTGCTGAAAGAGGTGCTGCAAAGCTATCTGCCGCTGATCCTGCCGGGCTCGGGCCAGGTCGAGACCATCGTGTTCGGCATCATGCTGGTGGCGCTGCTCCAGCTCGCGCCCGGCGGCGTCTGGCCCTGGCTGATCTCGTTCCTGCCTGAGCGGACCCGTGGCAAGAAGCCCGATACCTCGCTGAAGCTGCAACACCGCACCCGCGCGGCTGGCGAGGCCGGCGTGCTGCTCCAGGTCGAGAAGGTGCGAAAACAGTTCGGCGGCGTGGTTGCGGTCAACAACGTCTCCTTCGACGTCCAGGCGCGCGAGATCGTCGCGCTGATCGGACCGAACGGCGCCGGCAAGAGCACGACGTTCAACCTGATCACCGGCGTGCTCTCGGCGACGTCAGGCTCGATCTCGGTGCTCGGCAGGAAAGTCGACAAGGCCCCGCCGCAGGAGATCGTCAAGCTCGGCATCAGCAGGACCTTCCAGCATGTCAAGCTGGTGCCTGATATGACCGTACTGGAGAACGTCGCGATCGGCGCGCATCTGCGCGGCCATTCCGGGCCCCTCTCATCGATGCTGCGGCTCGACCGCGCCGATGAGGCCAAATTGCTTGCGGAAGCCGCGCGCCAGATCGAGCGCGTCGGTCTTGCCGACCAGATGCATCAGCTCGCAGGCTCACTCTCGCTCGGCCAGCAGCGCATCGTCGAGATCGCCCGTGCGCTGTGCGTCGATCCGATGCTGCTGCTGCTCGACGAGCCGGCCGCCGGCCTGCGCCACATGGAGAAGCAGCGCCTCGCAACGCTCTTGCGCGAGCTGCGCGACGGCGGCATGAGCGTGCTGCTGGTCGAGCACGACATGGGCTTCGTGATGAACCTCGCCGACCGCATTGTCGTGCTCGATTTCGGCACCAAGATCGCGGAGGGCACGCCCGCCACGATCAAGACCAATCCCGAAGTGATCAAGGCCTATCTCGGAGTGGCGGCATGAGCGCGCTGTTGTCCGTCACCGACGCGCATGTCGCCTACGGCAAGGTCGAGGCGGTGCGCTCGGTCTCGCTCGAGGTCGGCGCCAACCAGATCGTCACCATCGTCGGCGCCAACGGCGCCGGCAAGACCACGCTGCTGTCGGCCATCATGGGCATTCTGCCGCTGAAGGGCCGCGTCGCCTTTGCCGGGCAGGACCTCGCGCGGCTCGATATCGAGGATCGCGTCGCGATCGGCCTCGGCCTCGTCCCCGAGCACCGCGAATTGTTCGTGACCATGAATGTTGAGGACAATCTCGAGCTGGGCGCCTTCCGCATCGAGCGCAGCAAGGCGAAAGCCTCGATGGAACGGGTCTACACGCTGTTCCCCCGCCTGAAGGAGCGGCGCAAGCAGCTTGCCGGCACGCTCTCCGGCGGCGAGCAGCAGATGCTCGCGATGGGACGCGCGCTGATGGGTGAGCCGAAGCTGTTGATGCTGGACGAACCGAGCCTCGGGCTTGCCCCGATCATCGTCGCCGACATCTTCCGCATCGTCACCGAGCTGCGCACCAGCGGCGTCTCCGTGCTGCTGGTCGAGCAGAACGCGCAGGCCGCGCTGAAGATTGCCGACCAGGCCTATGTGATGGAGCTCGGCGAGTTCGTGCTCAGCGGCAAGGCGAGCGACATCGCCGCGAATGAGCGGGTGGCGGCGAGTTATCTGGGATTTCAGCACGAAGGCGAGAGTGTGCTTTAGGTTTGAGGCGCCTCCTCAAACTCAACTGTCATCGTCCGCGAAGGCGGACGATCCAGTATTCCAGAGACGGCTGTGCTTGAACCGAGATACCGCGGCGTACTGGATGCCCCGCCTTCGCAGGGCATGACACTGGAGAATTAGGTCACCGCCCTCTGCCCTTTCAACGCCGCGACCTCGGCCTCCAGCTCCGCGATGCGCTGGTCCCTTGCCGCCAGCGCAGCCGCCACATCGCCCGCATCGAACTTCTGCGGAATGTGCTGCGGGCAGTTGGTGTCCCACGCTGCGATGTTGAACAGGACCACCTGCTCCGGCCGGGCGCGATAGCCTTTCGGCATCAGGGCCGTCGTCAGCGCCTCGTCGTCCTCGACGACGCGGGCTTCGCCCCAGATCTTCACGCGGCGCCGATGGGCGTAGTCCATCACGAAGATGTAGGCCTTGGGGTTCTCCGACAGGTTTCCCTGCGTGACGAATTGGCGGTTGCCGGCGTAGTCGGTGAAGGCGAGCGTCTGCTTGTCCAGCACCTTGAGAAAGCCCTTCGGCCCGCCGCGGTGCTGGATGTAGGGCTGGCCGTCGGCTGAGGCCGTGGCAAAGTAGAAGCTGTTGGCGTCAGCCAGGAACGCGGCGAGGTTGTCGTCCACCTCGGTGCGCCAGCCGCGCTGCTCGGCCTGGGCATACGCCTCGCGCGAGCCCTTGCGGGCCTGGATCGCCTTCACGGCGGGCGTGAAGGCCACGTCGCTGGCGTAGGTGTGAGCTGCGGTCGTCATCGGAACATCTCCTGAAATTCCGGCGCATCCCCTGCGTCTTCCGTCCGCAAACATGGACTTGCCGGCGGTTAAAACAATCTCGCCGCTTGACACTTCATCGTTGCAATATATGCAATAATATCCATGGACCGCCTCGAAGCTATGCATGTCTTCGTCACCGTCGCCGATCTGCGCGGCTTTGCACCGGCGGCGCGAAAACTGCGGCTGTCGCCGTCAGCGGTGACACGGATGATCGCGGCCTTGGAGGACCATCTCGGGGCCCGGCTGCTGCAGCGGACCACCCGGCAGGTGCGGCTGACTGATGTCGGCACGCGCTATCTCGAGCGCGCCCGGCGCATCCTCGCCGACGTCGAGGAGGCCGACGGCTCGGCGCGGGAGGAGCGCAACCGACCGAGCGGACGGCTCGTGGTGTCGGCGCCGGTCGGTTTTGGTCGGCTCCACGTCGGGCCGGTGATGACGGCCTATCTCAAGCGCTACCCCGAAGTCGCCTGCGAACTCCGGCTGTCGGATCATCTCGTCAATCTGGTGGAAGACGCCGTCGACGCCGCCGTCCGCATCGGCCATCTCGTCGACTCTTCACTCGTCGCGCGCCAGGTCGGCGAGATGCGGCGGATCGTGGTGGCTGCGCCCGGCTATCTCAAGCGCCACGGCGAGCCGAAGACGCCGGAGGCGCTGCTCGACCATCAGACCATCCAGTTCGGCCCGTCCGCCAGCTGGCACTTCATGCAGGACGGCGGCGACATCGAGGTGACGCCGACGCCGCGCTTCACCAGCAACAGCGCCGATGCCGCCCTGCAATATGCCGAGGCCGGCGGCGGCGTCACGCGCGTGCTGGCTTATCAAGCCGCCGAGGGGCTGAGGCGCGGCCGGCTGAAGATCCTGCTGGCCAAATACGAGCAGCCGGCGCTGCCGATCCACATCGTCTACCCGACTTCACGCCTGCTCTCGGCCAAGGTACGCGCGTTCATCGATCTCGTGGTGGAGACGGCGAAGTGGCGGTTTGGGTGATGGTCTCATGTCCCGGACGCGCTGCAGCGTGGAACGTTGCCGCGCAGAGCCGGGACCCAGAAGGCGGCACCGCATCATGTGGACACATGGGCCCCGGCTCTGCAGCGCACCGCTGAAGAAGCGCCGCGCTGCGTCCGGGGCACCAGAGAGCGTCACCCCTTCTTCGGCACAACGCGGAACGTGCCGCTGGCCCGCGCGATCACGACGTCGTCGGCCTTGATCAGGCACTGCGCGAAGCAGATCGTCTTGCCGGTCTTGATCACGTCGCTCTCGATCGCGCACCACTGGCCGATCTCGGCGGAGCCGACGAAATCGACCGAGAGCGAGACCGTCACGAACGACGTGGTCCATTTCGTCACCAGCGCGCAGCTATAGCCCATGGCGTTGTCGGCGAGCGCGGTGATGAGGCCGCCATGGATCAGGCCGCGGCCGTTGGTATGAGGCCTCGCCAGCCGCAGGCCGATAATGACGGCCTTGTCGGTGGTCTTCGCGTAGAGCGGCTCCCAGGGCTCGGTGAGAGGGCTCTTGCGAAGGAGCGGCTCGAAACCGTCGGGGATGTCGGTGCTGGTCATGAATATCTCGCGTTGCTATGTCGCCAGCATTGAACGCGATGTGGATGACAGTTTCACCGCCTACAAAGTTTTAAACGGGGTTTGCGCGGGTGTTTGAAACGAGCGCGGCGCCCGCCTCACAACGATTGTCATCGCCCGCGAAGGCGGGCGATCCAGTACTCCGAGACGGTCGTGGTTCAATCGATGGGCCGCGGCGTACTGGATGCCCCGCCTTCGCGGGGCATGACATCTGTGCCTAAAACGGCAGTCCCACGTAATTCTCCGACAGCGACGTCATCGCGGCTTGCGACTGGGTGACGTAGTCGAGCTCGGCGAGCTGGATGCGTGCGCCGATGGTGCCGGTGTCGGGGAATTTGTGCAGCATCGAGGTCATCCACCAGGAGAAGCGCACGGCCTTCCAGACCCGTGCCAGCGCCGTGGCCGAATAGGCGTCGATGCCCGCACTGGATTTCTCGTCGTAGAACTCACGCAGCGCGCTCGACAAATAATGCGCATCGCTAGCGGCGAGGTTCAGGCCCTTGGCGCCGGTCGGCGGCACGATGTGGGCGGCATCGCCGCACAGGAACAGCCTGCCGAAGCGCATCGGCTCGGCGACGAAGCTGCGCAACGGCGCGATGCTCTTCTCGATCGAAGGACCGGTGACGAGGCTGTCGGCCGCCTCCTGGTCGAGGCGGCGCTTCAGTTCGTCCCAGAAACGGTCGTCCGGCCACTTGTCGATATGGTCGTCGAGCGGGCACTGCACATAATACCGGCTGCGCTTCATCGAGCGCATGGTGCAGAGCGCAAAGCCGCGGGCGTGGTTGGAATAGATCAGCTCATGACTGACCGGCGGCGTCTCGGACAAAATGCCGAGCCAGCCGAACGGATAGACCCGCTCGAACTCCTCGATCGCCGAGGCCGGCACGCTGGCGCGGCTGACGCCATGGAAACCGTCGCAGCCGGCGATGAAATCGCAATCCAGCGTATGGGTGACGCCGTCCTTGCTGTAGGTTACGCGGGGGTGACTGCCGTCGAAATCATGCGGCTGCACATCCTTCGCCTCATAGACCGTGGTCAGGCCGGCGGCTTTGCGCGCATGCATCAGGTCGAGCGTGACCTCGGTTTGGCCGTAGATCATGACCGTTTTGCCGGTCGCGCCCTTCATATCGATGCGATGGCGGCGGCCGGAAAAGGCCAGCTCAATGCCCTCATGCACCAAGCCCTCGGCATGTGCCCGTGCGCCGGCACCGATCTGGTCGAGCAGTCCGACGGTTCCCTCCTCCAGCAGGCCGGCGCGGATGCGAGCCAGCACGTAATCGGGGCTCTGCCGCTCCAGGATGACGTTGTCGATCCCGTAGGTGTGCAGAAGTTGCCCTAGCAACAATCCGGCCGGCCCGGCCCCGATGATTGCGACTTTTGTCCGCAATACTTGCTCCTCTCGATCCTGTAGGCTTTCGTCGCGGCGCTTGTCGCGTTGATCCGCAGACGATAATTATATCATATAACGGTCTGGCAAAAAGGGACTGCTGGTCGCGCTGGCGGCGACAAATCCATGCAACATGGCTGACGTAGATGACGCGACAAGCTACGCGTCAGTTCCGGCTTGAACACGCCGGCCATCTAGATAACATGTTAACTAACGAGACAGGGCCAACGAAGCCCACCGTCGAAAAGAGGGAGAGACGCGTGATGAGACAAGCCTGTCTGGCTTTGCTGCTGGCAGCAAGCGTGACGCCTGCGTACGCGCAGGACAAGACCTTCGACCTGAAGGTCTCGCACTGGGTGCCGGCGTCGCACCCATTGCAAAAGTCTCTCGAAGACTGGGTGACCGCGGTGAACAAGGATTCCGGCGGCACCATCACGGGCAAGGTGTTTCCGGCCCAGCAGCTCGGCAAGGCGTTCGATCATTACGACATGGCGCGCGACGGCATTGCCGACGTCACCTATGTCAATCCCGGCTACCAGCCCGGCCGCTTCCCGATCGTCGGCGCCGGCGAACTGCCGTTCCTGATCTCGGATGCCAAGGGCGGCTCGATGGGGCTGGACGCCTGGTATCGCAAATATGCCGAGAAGGAGATGAAGGACGTCAAATACTGTCTCGCCTTCGTCCACTCGCCCTCCTCCTTCCACTCCCGCACCAAGAAGATCGTGATGCCGGAGGACGTGAAGGGCCTCAAGATCCGCCCGGCGCACGCCACCATGGCGAATTTCGTCACCTCGCTCGGCGGCACCAATGTGCAGTCGTCTGCGCCCGAAGTGCGCGACATCATCGAGCGCGGCGTCGCCGACGGCGTCACCTTCCCCTGGGGCTCGCTGGTGCTGTTCGGCATCGA comes from Bradyrhizobium diazoefficiens and encodes:
- a CDS encoding branched-chain amino acid ABC transporter permease — translated: MNTTIMLFLVQDGITNGAIYALLGLALVLVFAVTRVILIPQGEFVTYGALTYASLAAGQMPGTAKLALALGIGAFGFDLFVARKALHGRLILRSFIINIVLPAVVLALTIYFVAEKPPVAVCIALALVIVAMIGVYLYRIAFQPLAHTSVLVLLIASVGVHLALQGLGLLFFGAEGQRGPAVLSGAFTAGALRFTGQSITVYAITIAFIVGLWLFFGLTLYGKALRATAVNRLGARLAGIRTTLSGQIAFLLASVIGALSGIMIVPITTLYYDSGFLIGLKGFVAAIIGGLVSYPLTAVAALVVGIVEAFSSFYASNYKEVIVFMLLIPVLLLRSLAAPAVEEEKD
- a CDS encoding branched-chain amino acid ABC transporter ATP-binding protein/permease, translated to MQSRLPILVFALLMAAIPFVPGMPPFWIVLLDNIGLAALVAMGLVLLTGVGGLTSFGQAAFVGFGAYTTAVLSTAYGLSPWLTLPLSLLVSGSLAVLLGLVTVRLSGHYLPLGTLAWGLGLFYLFSKLEFLGRNDGISAIPPLSIGSFRMLSPGSIYYAIWVAVIVSALLTMNLLDSRTGRAIRALRRGHVAAEAFGVHTPRAKLLVFIHAAVLAGLSGWLYAHLQRAVNPTPFGAQAGIEYLFIAVVGGAGYVWGGVLGAAIVVVLKEVLQSYLPLILPGSGQVETIVFGIMLVALLQLAPGGVWPWLISFLPERTRGKKPDTSLKLQHRTRAAGEAGVLLQVEKVRKQFGGVVAVNNVSFDVQAREIVALIGPNGAGKSTTFNLITGVLSATSGSISVLGRKVDKAPPQEIVKLGISRTFQHVKLVPDMTVLENVAIGAHLRGHSGPLSSMLRLDRADEAKLLAEAARQIERVGLADQMHQLAGSLSLGQQRIVEIARALCVDPMLLLLDEPAAGLRHMEKQRLATLLRELRDGGMSVLLVEHDMGFVMNLADRIVVLDFGTKIAEGTPATIKTNPEVIKAYLGVAA
- a CDS encoding ABC transporter ATP-binding protein — protein: MSALLSVTDAHVAYGKVEAVRSVSLEVGANQIVTIVGANGAGKTTLLSAIMGILPLKGRVAFAGQDLARLDIEDRVAIGLGLVPEHRELFVTMNVEDNLELGAFRIERSKAKASMERVYTLFPRLKERRKQLAGTLSGGEQQMLAMGRALMGEPKLLMLDEPSLGLAPIIVADIFRIVTELRTSGVSVLLVEQNAQAALKIADQAYVMELGEFVLSGKASDIAANERVAASYLGFQHEGESVL
- a CDS encoding pyridoxamine 5'-phosphate oxidase family protein, with protein sequence MTTAAHTYASDVAFTPAVKAIQARKGSREAYAQAEQRGWRTEVDDNLAAFLADANSFYFATASADGQPYIQHRGGPKGFLKVLDKQTLAFTDYAGNRQFVTQGNLSENPKAYIFVMDYAHRRRVKIWGEARVVEDDEALTTALMPKGYRARPEQVVLFNIAAWDTNCPQHIPQKFDAGDVAAALAARDQRIAELEAEVAALKGQRAVT
- a CDS encoding LysR family transcriptional regulator, which translates into the protein MDRLEAMHVFVTVADLRGFAPAARKLRLSPSAVTRMIAALEDHLGARLLQRTTRQVRLTDVGTRYLERARRILADVEEADGSAREERNRPSGRLVVSAPVGFGRLHVGPVMTAYLKRYPEVACELRLSDHLVNLVEDAVDAAVRIGHLVDSSLVARQVGEMRRIVVAAPGYLKRHGEPKTPEALLDHQTIQFGPSASWHFMQDGGDIEVTPTPRFTSNSADAALQYAEAGGGVTRVLAYQAAEGLRRGRLKILLAKYEQPALPIHIVYPTSRLLSAKVRAFIDLVVETAKWRFG
- a CDS encoding PaaI family thioesterase; amino-acid sequence: MTSTDIPDGFEPLLRKSPLTEPWEPLYAKTTDKAVIIGLRLARPHTNGRGLIHGGLITALADNAMGYSCALVTKWTTSFVTVSLSVDFVGSAEIGQWCAIESDVIKTGKTICFAQCLIKADDVVIARASGTFRVVPKKG
- the pobA gene encoding 4-hydroxybenzoate 3-monooxygenase; the protein is MRTKVAIIGAGPAGLLLGQLLHTYGIDNVILERQSPDYVLARIRAGLLEEGTVGLLDQIGAGARAHAEGLVHEGIELAFSGRRHRIDMKGATGKTVMIYGQTEVTLDLMHARKAAGLTTVYEAKDVQPHDFDGSHPRVTYSKDGVTHTLDCDFIAGCDGFHGVSRASVPASAIEEFERVYPFGWLGILSETPPVSHELIYSNHARGFALCTMRSMKRSRYYVQCPLDDHIDKWPDDRFWDELKRRLDQEAADSLVTGPSIEKSIAPLRSFVAEPMRFGRLFLCGDAAHIVPPTGAKGLNLAASDAHYLSSALREFYDEKSSAGIDAYSATALARVWKAVRFSWWMTSMLHKFPDTGTIGARIQLAELDYVTQSQAAMTSLSENYVGLPF
- a CDS encoding TRAP transporter substrate-binding protein yields the protein MRQACLALLLAASVTPAYAQDKTFDLKVSHWVPASHPLQKSLEDWVTAVNKDSGGTITGKVFPAQQLGKAFDHYDMARDGIADVTYVNPGYQPGRFPIVGAGELPFLISDAKGGSMGLDAWYRKYAEKEMKDVKYCLAFVHSPSSFHSRTKKIVMPEDVKGLKIRPAHATMANFVTSLGGTNVQSSAPEVRDIIERGVADGVTFPWGSLVLFGIDKVTKYDMEAPLYTTTFVFVMNKDKYNAMSDKQKAAIDKNCSTEMAGIVGEHWGKFEDAGIDKVKAESDHEVYKLTGEQTAAWKKAAEPLVKTWSDGAKKAGADPDAALADLKASLKKYNALAE